The following coding sequences lie in one Bacteroides helcogenes P 36-108 genomic window:
- a CDS encoding type I restriction endonuclease subunit R, with translation MSDYIDQKEREYQNEIVKLFCDELKYDYLGKLQYAKSKTTLDNGEKNSPIIDSEVRRFLSSPSNHYTDFQIEEALRILKEETRLPDKKRGILSDTSNSVYERLITHIAIQPDAEHKHENVTLFDFDNPLTNHFAIAEEVSYIDPLTGKHSRPDIVVYVNGIALCVIELKRSTVSLEEGIKQSLSNELDLIPSFFTTTQFTVAASDKNGFKYATILTPQKFWCHWKRDDHAVGVKLTDKEAFREFFRKDVFFDLFRYGVINDGGRKKVMRPHQFHALRAAMPRLKEKTDGVIWHSQGSGKSLTMVWLAKYIRRNFKNPRVLVITDRTELDVQINNTFLGVSESIYQAKSADDLLDALQMANRVKDNSHKSWLVCSLIHKFGRHINPETGKEEVGDDNANIPLEKYLEELQALLKAKYPNGFKAKGEHKFVFVDECHRTQGGRLHEAMRAIMGSDVMFIGFTGTPLLHEEKKKGGYAQYTKVANESEHRFGPFIHKYLHKEAVDDKVILDLQYEGRDVEQEVSDKNKLDEKLDEMMKGVAEENRRNIEDRWATVQKIYSSRERIERIANSIFDDMARYPLNQDWCNAMLVCDSIYSAYKYYQYFQHKADNTILKDRCAVVTSYNPNDGDLRKKEDGDEATQDEAKFKNEMATQSHKDLGVRNAEEYEVKAKRLFVNQPACMKLLIVVDKLLTGFDAPSATYLYIDKDMRDHNLFQAICRVNRLGVDLKRDPDDENSETIFTHKEFGFIVDFKHTFSNIKNAITNFNDANGGLSGYDSEDIEGLLEDAITRNKKRLNDAKEAYDAMRSDWERQGIHTVDEVVEYFLTDFENNPAKERRLLFYKITQAFVVAYHNIADYIIRAGFTQEEADCLHKSACEASSLRQRVKQASDEDFDVKMRDPQMRQLLDRYIRADEADTIIPATADFSFLDLLTSSSNTDDAARKAEEEAGSKKAAAEKITAKARLVINDWKQRDKAQGESFAVRLQTIIDEIKKETEVTVETIKQLIELIKSMNGKSATPESLTSDFEKALWNNRSDWTKLDNDAAIELILTISEYFQIKVFDGWKDLTRPAGFKCLKGLNKILGENSNEEQIYAVHSIAANNL, from the coding sequence AGCAAGACTACACTTGATAATGGAGAAAAGAACTCGCCCATTATTGACAGTGAGGTAAGACGTTTTTTAAGTTCGCCAAGTAATCATTATACCGATTTTCAGATTGAAGAAGCTCTTCGTATATTAAAAGAAGAAACACGCTTGCCTGATAAAAAGCGTGGAATATTATCCGATACGAGTAATAGTGTTTACGAGCGTCTGATTACTCACATAGCCATTCAACCCGATGCGGAGCATAAACATGAAAATGTCACGCTGTTCGATTTCGACAATCCGCTTACCAATCACTTTGCCATAGCAGAAGAAGTGAGTTATATTGACCCTCTGACAGGAAAGCATAGCCGTCCGGATATAGTTGTCTATGTCAATGGTATAGCCCTTTGTGTGATTGAACTCAAACGTAGCACGGTATCGCTCGAAGAGGGTATAAAACAGTCGTTAAGTAATGAACTTGACTTGATACCGTCATTCTTTACCACTACCCAATTTACTGTTGCTGCAAGCGATAAAAATGGCTTCAAGTATGCTACAATACTAACTCCTCAAAAATTTTGGTGTCATTGGAAGCGCGACGACCATGCTGTTGGTGTGAAGTTGACTGACAAAGAGGCATTTCGTGAATTCTTCAGAAAAGATGTATTTTTCGATCTCTTCCGTTATGGAGTAATCAATGATGGGGGAAGAAAGAAAGTGATGCGTCCACACCAATTCCATGCTTTGCGAGCTGCCATGCCACGCTTGAAAGAGAAAACAGATGGTGTGATATGGCACAGTCAAGGCTCAGGCAAAAGCCTGACGATGGTATGGTTGGCTAAATACATACGCCGTAATTTCAAGAATCCTCGAGTACTTGTCATCACCGACCGAACCGAACTTGATGTGCAAATCAACAACACGTTCTTGGGGGTTAGTGAAAGTATTTATCAGGCAAAGAGTGCCGACGACCTGTTAGATGCTCTTCAAATGGCCAATCGTGTGAAAGACAATTCTCACAAGTCTTGGCTTGTGTGTTCGTTGATACATAAATTCGGCAGGCATATCAACCCTGAAACAGGGAAGGAAGAGGTGGGCGATGATAATGCCAACATCCCTTTAGAAAAGTATCTCGAAGAGCTGCAAGCATTGCTTAAAGCAAAATATCCTAATGGTTTCAAAGCCAAAGGTGAACATAAATTTGTGTTTGTAGATGAATGCCACCGTACACAGGGCGGTCGTCTGCACGAAGCCATGCGTGCCATTATGGGCAGCGATGTCATGTTTATCGGTTTTACCGGCACACCGTTACTCCACGAGGAGAAGAAAAAAGGCGGTTACGCCCAATATACCAAGGTGGCCAATGAATCGGAACATCGTTTTGGCCCGTTCATTCACAAATATCTGCACAAAGAAGCCGTTGACGATAAGGTTATCCTCGACTTGCAATACGAGGGGCGCGATGTGGAACAAGAGGTCTCTGACAAGAACAAACTGGATGAGAAACTTGATGAGATGATGAAAGGCGTTGCCGAAGAGAATCGTAGAAATATCGAAGACCGCTGGGCTACTGTTCAGAAAATCTATTCCAGTCGGGAGCGTATCGAACGCATTGCCAACTCCATATTCGACGATATGGCTCGCTATCCGCTCAATCAGGATTGGTGCAATGCCATGTTGGTGTGCGACAGCATCTACTCGGCATACAAATACTATCAGTATTTTCAGCATAAGGCGGACAATACCATTTTAAAAGACCGCTGTGCCGTAGTTACCAGTTATAACCCGAACGATGGCGATTTGCGTAAAAAAGAGGATGGCGACGAAGCCACTCAGGACGAAGCCAAATTCAAAAACGAGATGGCAACCCAGTCGCACAAAGATTTGGGCGTGCGCAATGCCGAAGAATATGAGGTTAAAGCCAAACGTCTGTTTGTAAATCAACCGGCGTGTATGAAATTGCTTATCGTAGTAGATAAGTTGCTTACCGGTTTTGATGCACCTTCTGCTACTTACCTCTATATCGACAAGGATATGCGCGATCATAATCTATTCCAAGCCATTTGTCGAGTGAACCGCTTGGGAGTGGACTTGAAGCGCGACCCCGATGACGAAAATTCCGAGACCATTTTCACACATAAGGAGTTTGGCTTTATCGTTGATTTTAAGCATACTTTCTCCAATATAAAGAATGCTATTACCAATTTCAACGATGCCAATGGCGGTCTGTCGGGTTATGACTCCGAAGATATTGAGGGATTACTCGAAGATGCCATCACGCGAAATAAAAAACGACTCAACGATGCAAAGGAGGCATACGATGCCATGCGAAGCGATTGGGAGCGTCAAGGCATACATACTGTCGATGAGGTAGTGGAGTATTTTCTGACTGATTTTGAAAACAATCCGGCAAAGGAACGACGCTTGTTGTTCTATAAAATAACACAGGCTTTCGTAGTGGCATACCATAATATAGCCGACTATATCATTCGTGCCGGATTCACTCAGGAAGAGGCTGATTGTCTGCACAAGTCGGCTTGCGAGGCATCATCATTGCGCCAAAGGGTAAAACAGGCATCCGACGAGGATTTCGATGTCAAGATGCGCGACCCACAGATGCGTCAATTGCTCGACCGCTATATCCGTGCCGATGAAGCAGATACGATTATTCCTGCCACTGCCGATTTCTCTTTTCTCGACCTGCTCACATCGTCAAGCAATACCGATGATGCTGCCCGTAAAGCTGAGGAAGAGGCCGGAAGTAAAAAGGCTGCTGCCGAAAAGATAACAGCCAAAGCTCGCTTGGTAATCAACGACTGGAAGCAGCGCGATAAGGCACAAGGCGAGTCGTTTGCTGTTCGTCTGCAAACCATCATCGATGAGATTAAGAAGGAGACGGAAGTAACCGTTGAAACCATCAAACAGCTTATCGAACTCATTAAGTCCATGAACGGCAAGTCCGCAACTCCGGAATCGTTGACGTCTGACTTTGAAAAGGCGTTATGGAACAACCGCAGCGACTGGACTAAACTTGACAACGATGCCGCAATAGAGCTTATCCTTACTATTAGCGAATATTTCCAGATAAAAGTGTTCGATGGCTGGAAAGACCTTACTCGTCCTGCCGGCTTCAAATGTCTGAAAGGGCTGAACAAGATTTTAGGCGAGAATAGTAACGAAGAGCAGATTTATGCAGTACACAGCATAGCTGCCAATAACTTATAA
- a CDS encoding type I restriction-modification system subunit M — protein sequence MAIKKSQIYSTLWNSCDALRGSMDASQYKDYVLMILFIKYLSDKESDEDSIFTIPDGCRFSDFVLLKGDDHIGEQINKKLEAIKEANAMFLNRLALPNFNDPSKLGKPKEMRETLSNLIAAFESEDLDFSKNRTADDDILGDAYEYLMKNFAAESGKSKGQFYTPAEVSRVMAKMLHLTEFTSPSTTIYDPTCGSGSLLLRAIGETPNGATPYGQEKDNSTASLAILNMLLHGVDTATIEQGDTINSPEFTEGGQLKTFDVCVANPPFSTKSWLGAAGKDDAVYHRWTAELCPPDKCGDYAFLLHLIASMKPGTGRGACILPHGVLFRGNAEYEIRKHIIRQGWIEGIVGLPANIFFGTGIPASIILINKQGAANRKGIFFVDAKDGFVKDGNKNRLREQDIKRIVDTWNARHDVPNYAKFVPISGENSIEANDYNLNIPRYIQPADTEICQDIDAHLHGGIPKHDVEQLSAYWTVCPSLRSALFDETAERITLRTDKATIANVIAADHSFIEQKNHFSRSIKAWCDNMRPLFRGLTTNIKPKALIEEWAQSLLDIMKEDKSLVDAYDAYQQLLIYWLDTLQDDCYIISRDGWKPTLLRGTKKTATYEDMVCDLLPVDIVLKEYFADELDEIAAITAERDEVAAELQSMIDAVIEEAAEDDEDEIKALTDEAKKTKDYKAKDKVRKAIDKRLKEKKTALTEAVADKYATFTEAEVIDLVVEKKWIATIITMIQSEMQQVTQRLTADITAIVERYEQTLSAIDAEVADLEAKVNSHLAKMGFSL from the coding sequence ATGGCAATTAAAAAATCTCAGATATACAGCACACTCTGGAACAGCTGCGATGCGCTTCGCGGTTCGATGGATGCCAGCCAGTATAAGGACTATGTGCTGATGATACTTTTTATAAAATATCTATCGGACAAGGAAAGCGATGAAGATTCTATTTTCACTATCCCCGATGGCTGTCGGTTTTCTGATTTTGTACTGCTGAAGGGCGATGACCATATAGGCGAACAGATCAACAAGAAGTTGGAAGCTATCAAAGAGGCTAATGCCATGTTTCTCAATCGCCTTGCTTTGCCCAATTTCAACGACCCATCAAAACTCGGTAAGCCCAAAGAGATGCGCGAAACACTGAGCAATCTGATTGCAGCTTTCGAGAGCGAAGACCTTGATTTTAGTAAAAACCGCACTGCCGACGACGATATCCTTGGCGATGCCTATGAGTATCTCATGAAAAACTTTGCAGCCGAAAGCGGCAAGAGCAAAGGTCAGTTCTATACTCCTGCCGAAGTGAGTCGTGTTATGGCTAAGATGCTTCATCTTACGGAGTTTACTTCTCCATCCACAACCATTTACGACCCCACTTGCGGCTCCGGTTCGCTGCTGTTACGTGCTATTGGCGAAACGCCCAACGGAGCAACACCTTACGGTCAGGAGAAAGACAACTCCACGGCTTCACTGGCTATTCTCAATATGTTGCTGCATGGCGTAGATACGGCTACTATCGAACAGGGCGACACCATCAACAGTCCTGAATTTACCGAGGGCGGTCAGCTGAAAACGTTCGATGTGTGCGTGGCCAATCCGCCATTTTCTACCAAGTCGTGGCTGGGTGCTGCCGGTAAGGACGATGCTGTTTACCATCGCTGGACTGCCGAATTATGCCCACCCGACAAGTGTGGCGACTATGCTTTTCTGTTGCACCTTATTGCTTCAATGAAACCCGGTACGGGGCGTGGAGCTTGTATCTTGCCTCATGGCGTGCTGTTTCGTGGCAATGCAGAATACGAAATACGTAAGCATATTATCCGTCAAGGTTGGATTGAGGGTATAGTAGGACTACCTGCCAACATCTTTTTCGGCACAGGCATACCGGCTTCTATTATCTTGATTAACAAGCAAGGTGCTGCCAACCGCAAAGGCATTTTCTTTGTCGATGCCAAAGACGGATTTGTGAAAGACGGCAACAAAAACCGCTTGCGCGAGCAGGATATCAAGCGCATTGTGGACACATGGAATGCTCGTCATGATGTGCCGAATTATGCCAAGTTTGTGCCTATCAGCGGTGAGAACTCCATTGAGGCAAACGATTACAACCTGAATATTCCACGGTACATCCAGCCTGCCGATACTGAAATATGTCAGGACATCGATGCACACTTGCATGGCGGCATACCCAAGCACGATGTGGAGCAGCTTTCCGCTTATTGGACTGTATGCCCATCGCTTCGCAGTGCGCTGTTCGATGAAACAGCGGAACGTATCACGCTGCGCACAGATAAGGCAACGATTGCCAATGTCATTGCTGCCGACCATAGTTTCATCGAGCAAAAGAATCATTTTTCTCGCTCCATCAAGGCGTGGTGCGACAATATGCGTCCCTTGTTCCGTGGACTTACCACGAATATCAAACCAAAGGCATTGATAGAAGAGTGGGCACAATCGCTACTCGACATCATGAAAGAGGATAAAAGTCTTGTCGATGCCTACGATGCTTACCAGCAGCTGCTCATTTATTGGCTAGATACGCTTCAGGACGATTGTTACATCATTTCACGCGACGGCTGGAAGCCTACCTTACTGCGTGGCACAAAGAAAACTGCCACCTACGAGGATATGGTGTGCGACCTCTTGCCTGTTGATATAGTGCTAAAAGAATATTTTGCAGATGAACTTGATGAGATAGCTGCAATTACCGCCGAGCGTGACGAGGTAGCAGCCGAACTGCAATCCATGATTGATGCTGTCATAGAAGAAGCAGCCGAAGATGATGAAGATGAAATCAAGGCTCTTACCGACGAGGCAAAGAAAACCAAAGATTATAAGGCTAAGGATAAAGTGCGCAAAGCTATTGATAAACGACTCAAAGAGAAGAAAACCGCACTTACCGAAGCCGTGGCAGACAAGTATGCAACTTTTACCGAAGCCGAGGTAATAGACCTTGTAGTAGAAAAGAAATGGATAGCTACCATCATAACCATGATTCAAAGCGAGATGCAGCAGGTTACGCAGCGTCTCACTGCCGACATCACTGCCATCGTAGAGCGTTACGAGCAGACCCTCTCTGCTATTGATGCCGAAGTAGCCGATTTGGAAGCCAAAGTAAACAGTCATCTTGCTAAAATGGGATTCTCGCTATGA
- a CDS encoding restriction endonuclease subunit S translates to MIETKFKQTEIGLIPEDWEVFSVGKDCIVKARIGWQGLTTSEYLETGEYALITSTDIIDGSIDWKTCYFVSKFRYEQDVKIQVQENDILISKDGTIGKVGIVRNQPFPATLNSGVFVIRAKNDKKQKGFSLAFVSDYFREFINRLTAGSTIVHLYQKDIVHFKFPLPIDTYEQQRIATALSDIDALISALNKKIEKKKLIKQGAMQQLLTGQKRLTGFSEPWVEKRLGEIGNLSMCKRIFQEETSESGDVPFFKIGTFGQQADAYISSTKYEKFKQMYRFPVKGSILISAAGTIGRTVVYDGEPAYFQDSNIVWLAHDEETILNAVLYHVYHIVEWNTENTTIARLYNDNFNNTVINIPVSLSEQAAIAEILSDMDKEIAKWEVKRTKCECIKQGMMQQLLTGKIRLTD, encoded by the coding sequence ATGATTGAAACAAAATTCAAACAGACGGAAATAGGGCTGATTCCTGAGGATTGGGAGGTATTCTCTGTCGGAAAGGATTGTATAGTAAAAGCTCGTATTGGTTGGCAAGGATTGACCACTTCCGAATATCTTGAAACAGGAGAATATGCTTTAATTACGAGTACTGATATTATTGACGGTAGTATCGATTGGAAAACTTGCTATTTTGTGAGTAAATTTCGTTATGAGCAGGATGTTAAAATCCAAGTGCAAGAGAACGATATTCTGATTTCAAAGGACGGAACTATTGGAAAGGTAGGTATAGTGAGAAACCAGCCTTTTCCTGCGACACTCAATAGTGGTGTATTTGTAATTAGGGCAAAAAACGATAAAAAACAAAAAGGTTTTTCATTGGCTTTTGTATCAGATTATTTTCGTGAATTTATCAATAGGTTAACTGCTGGTTCAACAATAGTACATTTATATCAAAAAGACATTGTACATTTCAAGTTTCCTTTGCCTATTGATACCTATGAACAGCAACGCATCGCCACAGCATTAAGCGATATAGATGCATTAATCTCTGCCTTGAATAAGAAAATCGAAAAGAAAAAACTCATCAAGCAGGGTGCAATGCAGCAACTACTCACCGGTCAAAAACGTCTTACTGGTTTTTCCGAACCGTGGGTGGAAAAGCGCTTGGGAGAAATTGGTAATTTATCTATGTGTAAAAGAATTTTTCAAGAAGAAACAAGCGAAAGTGGTGATGTGCCTTTTTTTAAAATAGGAACATTTGGTCAGCAAGCAGACGCATACATATCTTCAACTAAATATGAAAAATTTAAGCAGATGTATAGATTCCCAGTCAAGGGAAGTATACTTATTTCTGCGGCTGGTACCATAGGACGCACTGTAGTTTATGATGGTGAACCAGCTTATTTTCAGGACTCGAATATAGTCTGGCTTGCTCATGATGAGGAAACAATTCTCAATGCTGTTCTATATCATGTGTATCACATTGTTGAATGGAATACAGAGAATACCACTATTGCTAGATTATACAATGACAATTTCAATAATACGGTAATAAATATTCCAGTTTCTTTATCTGAGCAAGCTGCCATTGCAGAAATCCTTTCCGATATGGATAAGGAAATAGCCAAATGGGAGGTCAAGCGCACCAAGTGCGAGTGCATCAAGCAAGGTATGATGCAGCAACTACTTACAGGAAAAATACGTCTGACTGATTAA